A single genomic interval of Terriglobus albidus harbors:
- the ftcD gene encoding glutamate formimidoyltransferase — MVEVGSPIIECVPNFSEGVSPEKVRAIVSAMKVEGVSLLDYSLDNDHNRSVVTIAGAPEAVAEAAIRAAGKAAELIDLTRQEGVHPRIGAADVIPFVPVANYALPQCAMLARQAGQQIWLRYGIPVYFYEAAAARPDRVNLEDVRRGQFEGLRDAVRKDAASRPDIGGPELHATAGASAVGARKFLIAYNIYLHDPDVAIARAIAKEIRASGGGMYGIKAMGVLAQGRAQISMNITDFQRTPVAEVHERARQLAARHGSSIADGELIGLIPEQAYDPSAAWINQVPGFDPEMKVLERRLKHPLKWP; from the coding sequence ATGGTGGAAGTAGGAAGCCCCATCATTGAATGCGTTCCAAACTTCTCAGAGGGTGTGAGCCCGGAGAAGGTGCGGGCGATTGTCTCCGCCATGAAGGTGGAGGGCGTCAGCCTGCTGGACTATTCGCTGGACAATGACCATAACCGCTCCGTGGTAACCATCGCCGGAGCCCCCGAGGCGGTGGCGGAGGCGGCCATCCGTGCGGCAGGGAAAGCGGCAGAGCTGATTGACCTGACCCGACAGGAAGGTGTCCATCCCCGCATTGGCGCCGCAGACGTAATTCCGTTTGTCCCGGTGGCGAACTACGCTCTTCCGCAGTGCGCCATGCTTGCCCGTCAGGCCGGCCAGCAGATCTGGTTGCGGTATGGGATTCCCGTGTATTTCTACGAGGCAGCCGCGGCTCGTCCGGACCGTGTGAACCTGGAGGATGTACGGCGCGGCCAGTTCGAAGGGCTGCGCGACGCAGTCCGCAAGGATGCGGCGAGCCGTCCGGACATTGGTGGGCCGGAGCTGCACGCAACCGCCGGCGCTTCCGCCGTGGGTGCGCGTAAGTTCCTGATCGCATACAACATCTATCTGCATGATCCGGATGTGGCGATTGCCCGAGCCATCGCCAAGGAGATCCGCGCCTCCGGCGGCGGCATGTACGGTATCAAGGCCATGGGCGTATTGGCGCAGGGCCGGGCGCAGATTAGTATGAACATTACGGACTTCCAGCGCACGCCGGTGGCCGAGGTGCATGAGCGCGCCCGGCAGCTTGCGGCCCGCCACGGTTCAAGCATCGCCGATGGCGAGCTGATTGGTCTGATTCCGGAACAGGCGTATGATCCGTCTGCGGCCTGGATAAATCAGGTTCCGGGGTTTGACCCGGAGATGAAGGTCCTGGAACGGCGGCTAAAGCATCCCCTCAAATGGCCGTAA
- a CDS encoding YebC/PmpR family DNA-binding transcriptional regulator — MSGHSKWATIKHKKGALDAKRGKIFTRLIKEIQIAAKQGGGDVDGNPRLRTAVAAAKAENMPADNIKRAIQRGTGELEGATYEEITFEGYGPGGVAVIVEVLTDNRNRAVSEIRHAFSKNNGNLGESGSVGYMFSKKGLIVVAKDAVGEDKLTEIVLDAGADDLSGDGDSWEVLTAPKDFEAVLTAVKGAGITPELAEVTMIPSTYQKLEGPQAAAMNRLLETLEDLDDTQNVYSNFDMEMAEVAG, encoded by the coding sequence ATGTCCGGTCACTCCAAATGGGCGACAATCAAGCATAAGAAGGGCGCTCTGGACGCCAAGCGCGGCAAGATCTTTACGCGCCTGATCAAGGAAATCCAGATCGCTGCGAAACAGGGCGGCGGTGATGTAGACGGCAATCCTCGCCTGCGTACAGCAGTTGCTGCAGCTAAGGCTGAGAATATGCCGGCGGATAACATCAAGCGCGCCATCCAGCGCGGTACCGGCGAGCTCGAAGGTGCGACCTATGAAGAGATCACCTTTGAGGGCTATGGCCCCGGTGGCGTCGCAGTTATCGTCGAAGTGCTGACCGACAACCGCAATCGCGCGGTGAGCGAAATTCGTCACGCCTTTTCCAAGAACAACGGCAACCTGGGCGAGTCCGGTTCGGTGGGCTACATGTTCTCGAAGAAGGGCCTGATCGTGGTGGCGAAGGATGCGGTGGGCGAGGACAAGCTGACCGAGATCGTTCTCGATGCTGGAGCGGATGATCTCTCCGGTGATGGCGATAGCTGGGAAGTGTTGACTGCTCCGAAAGACTTCGAAGCGGTTCTGACGGCTGTGAAGGGCGCCGGCATCACTCCTGAGCTTGCCGAAGTAACGATGATTCCTTCGACCTATCAGAAACTCGAAGGCCCGCAGGCGGCTGCGATGAATCGTCTGCTGGAGACGCTCGAAGATCTGGACGATACGCAGAATGTGTACTCCAACTTCGATATGGAAATGGCCGAGGTGGCCGGCTGA
- a CDS encoding FecR family protein has product MNRFRVIRGILVALFVVVCGVIGLAGQQSAPAPGMRAARLSFVQGNVQVLYGDNTQIGEAQANLPLIEGQRIVTADDGQAEIEFEDGSIARLTPQSALTLVRMNTDQGRYLTQLSLDQGMAYFELRIADQNGYFLKAGAASLTPVENSSFRVSLDQAPVEVAVMQGSLHVEREGGYSANVRAGEQFEPDAADSGRYFLSKSVRQDSWDNWNEERAQAAASEAAQRTEARNDYAQDSGYGWSDLDANGNWYDLPGYGRVWQPPMAVDMSWDPYGYGNWVWYPRYGYIWVSGYGWGWTPFYCGSWSYWDSFGWGWMPAGGCRRWGWGYGGGSVWTVNVINPPRVWQPIRRPIPGPIGPGGVHPIVPVRRGPIQVHPIGRRDPRPVMFAGKQIDPLRPVGGPYTPRGGSAVGSSLQKDFPMRNRQPVMGTVRAPRDDSGRPTRPSALQDNGPTPTPIQAQPVPPVVPGGWRSVSPTVNQGTVNQGSRGQSPQQPAQPVTRPAPGANVGNPERPVESRPAPGHINQPPVQQQPRPQPVQRPEPPASWRQSQPAPQPRQSAPPPAPSPAPSPAPSRPAPSSPPASQPSRSPK; this is encoded by the coding sequence ATGAACCGGTTCAGAGTAATACGCGGAATTCTGGTGGCGCTATTCGTGGTCGTTTGTGGAGTCATCGGGCTCGCTGGTCAGCAATCGGCTCCCGCTCCTGGAATGCGCGCCGCCCGTCTGAGCTTTGTACAGGGCAACGTGCAGGTGCTGTACGGCGATAACACACAGATTGGTGAGGCCCAGGCGAACCTGCCATTGATTGAAGGTCAGCGCATTGTCACAGCCGATGACGGCCAGGCTGAGATTGAGTTTGAAGATGGCAGCATAGCGCGCCTGACACCTCAGAGCGCTCTCACCCTGGTTCGCATGAATACGGATCAGGGGAGATATCTGACCCAGCTATCGCTCGACCAGGGGATGGCGTACTTCGAGCTTCGGATTGCCGACCAGAACGGGTACTTCCTCAAGGCTGGTGCGGCTTCGCTGACTCCGGTCGAAAATAGTTCCTTTCGTGTCAGCCTGGATCAGGCTCCCGTAGAGGTAGCCGTGATGCAAGGCAGCCTGCACGTGGAGCGCGAGGGCGGCTACAGCGCGAATGTCCGTGCCGGCGAGCAGTTTGAGCCGGATGCTGCCGACAGTGGACGGTATTTCCTGTCGAAGTCCGTACGTCAGGACAGTTGGGACAACTGGAATGAGGAGCGCGCCCAGGCGGCTGCAAGCGAAGCGGCGCAACGTACCGAAGCCCGGAACGATTACGCCCAGGACAGTGGCTATGGCTGGAGCGATCTCGACGCCAACGGCAACTGGTACGACCTGCCTGGATACGGTCGTGTCTGGCAGCCTCCGATGGCTGTCGATATGAGTTGGGATCCCTACGGCTATGGGAACTGGGTCTGGTACCCGAGATACGGGTATATCTGGGTCTCAGGCTATGGTTGGGGATGGACTCCGTTCTATTGCGGCTCGTGGTCCTATTGGGACAGTTTTGGCTGGGGCTGGATGCCTGCCGGCGGCTGCCGCCGTTGGGGCTGGGGCTATGGCGGCGGTTCCGTATGGACGGTCAATGTCATCAATCCGCCGCGCGTGTGGCAGCCGATCCGCCGGCCGATTCCTGGTCCGATTGGACCGGGTGGTGTGCATCCGATCGTTCCGGTGCGGCGTGGACCGATTCAAGTGCATCCGATCGGGCGACGCGACCCGCGGCCGGTGATGTTTGCCGGAAAGCAGATTGACCCGCTCCGCCCCGTTGGCGGTCCTTACACGCCGCGCGGAGGCTCTGCGGTAGGTTCGTCGCTGCAGAAGGATTTCCCCATGCGTAATCGGCAGCCGGTGATGGGGACAGTGCGTGCTCCAAGAGACGACAGCGGACGGCCAACGCGTCCGTCAGCACTCCAGGATAATGGGCCAACGCCTACTCCGATTCAGGCCCAGCCGGTGCCACCGGTGGTGCCGGGAGGATGGAGAAGTGTAAGCCCCACAGTAAATCAGGGGACGGTAAATCAAGGATCGAGGGGGCAGTCACCGCAGCAGCCCGCGCAGCCCGTGACACGTCCTGCCCCGGGAGCTAATGTCGGAAATCCGGAACGTCCGGTGGAGAGCCGTCCGGCGCCGGGACACATCAATCAGCCTCCGGTGCAGCAGCAACCGCGTCCGCAACCGGTGCAACGTCCTGAGCCGCCGGCGAGTTGGCGCCAGTCCCAGCCTGCACCGCAGCCACGGCAGAGCGCACCACCTCCGGCGCCTTCACCGGCTCCCTCACCGGCTCCGTCCCGGCCTGCTCCTTCGTCACCTCCGGCATCGCAGCCCTCGCGTTCGCCTAAATAG
- a CDS encoding anti-sigma factor family protein — MTCTEFLARMTDYFDGTIAKELEAEVRQHMCECSHCEVVVNTTRQTIEIYRDTDVYELSTDTRERLIANIMSKCRGKGCA, encoded by the coding sequence GTGACCTGCACAGAGTTTCTGGCCAGAATGACCGACTACTTTGATGGCACCATCGCCAAAGAGCTGGAAGCCGAAGTTCGACAACACATGTGCGAGTGCAGCCACTGCGAGGTGGTCGTCAATACGACCCGCCAGACGATCGAGATCTATCGCGATACCGACGTATACGAACTTTCCACCGATACCCGCGAACGTCTGATTGCGAACATTATGAGCAAGTGCCGCGGCAAAGGTTGCGCGTAA
- the rsmA gene encoding 16S rRNA (adenine(1518)-N(6)/adenine(1519)-N(6))-dimethyltransferase RsmA — MPKHKPKLGQNFLVDESARHRIADALGDIGHRTVLEIGPGKGAITDILAGRAGRLIAIELDNELAQVLASRYAVREHIRVVHQDILDTDLTSLIPAVEKADVVGNLPYYITSDILLHLFAASAHLGRAVVMMQREVAERVAATPGNRDYGLLSATSQLYCRVENLFTLPPGAFSPPPEVYSTVLRFTFAPRFHELGINDASAFDRFLKQSFAQKRKTLSNNLRSAGYEMRQLTAAWPASIPPQARAEALSLEQMAELYRALLESI; from the coding sequence ATGCCGAAACACAAACCGAAACTTGGGCAGAACTTTCTCGTTGATGAATCTGCCCGCCACCGCATTGCAGATGCCCTTGGCGACATCGGCCACCGCACCGTCCTTGAGATTGGTCCGGGCAAGGGTGCGATTACCGATATCCTCGCCGGACGCGCAGGCAGGCTGATTGCGATTGAGCTCGATAATGAACTCGCTCAAGTGCTCGCTTCCCGCTATGCAGTCAGAGAGCACATCCGAGTTGTCCATCAGGACATCCTCGATACCGATCTCACCTCGCTCATCCCAGCGGTAGAGAAAGCAGACGTAGTCGGCAATCTTCCCTACTACATCACGTCGGATATCCTGCTGCATCTCTTCGCCGCATCTGCACATCTTGGCCGGGCGGTGGTGATGATGCAACGAGAGGTCGCCGAACGTGTTGCAGCCACCCCTGGCAACCGCGACTATGGTCTGCTTTCGGCAACATCCCAGCTCTACTGCCGCGTCGAAAATCTCTTCACCTTGCCTCCCGGCGCGTTCTCTCCTCCACCGGAGGTCTATTCGACCGTACTTCGCTTTACCTTTGCGCCCCGATTCCATGAACTTGGTATTAACGACGCCTCCGCCTTCGACCGTTTCTTGAAGCAGTCGTTTGCTCAAAAGCGCAAGACGCTCAGCAACAACTTGCGAAGCGCGGGCTATGAGATGCGACAGCTCACGGCAGCCTGGCCTGCCTCAATTCCGCCACAGGCACGGGCAGAGGCTCTCTCCCTGGAGCAGATGGCCGAACTCTACCGCGCACTGCTCGAATCTATTTAG
- a CDS encoding acyloxyacyl hydrolase — MKKWIVSSLMSAALAMPAVAQTAIQSPVREVASHPGWEYGPLVQGGVGVTDNRSGYKFIMAGVHVGKVLTPELGSSFFKGQFEFAAELFPYWQSNVPKFQRVKCNSSLTVCSPPYTVGGTYHGVSLTPVIFRWNMTNHRRIMPWVQGAGGLIWTNHKYPPYGSATVINLANAGPTSETSVWNFTPQAGVGMHYFVKPRRSIDFGANAVHISNASMGDRNPGVNVTLQFNVGYTWWK; from the coding sequence GTGAAGAAATGGATCGTGAGTTCGTTGATGAGTGCCGCTCTGGCTATGCCGGCGGTGGCACAGACCGCCATACAATCTCCGGTACGTGAAGTTGCCAGTCATCCGGGCTGGGAGTACGGTCCTCTGGTTCAGGGAGGAGTAGGTGTTACGGACAATCGCAGCGGCTATAAGTTCATCATGGCCGGCGTTCATGTCGGTAAGGTGCTGACGCCGGAACTCGGCTCCAGTTTCTTCAAAGGACAGTTCGAGTTTGCAGCAGAGCTGTTTCCATACTGGCAGTCGAATGTGCCGAAGTTCCAGCGTGTGAAGTGCAACTCGTCGCTGACGGTGTGCTCGCCTCCGTATACGGTGGGCGGAACATATCACGGTGTGTCGTTGACGCCGGTAATCTTTCGCTGGAACATGACGAACCATCGGCGGATTATGCCCTGGGTTCAGGGAGCGGGCGGTCTGATCTGGACGAACCATAAGTATCCTCCGTACGGTTCGGCAACGGTCATCAACCTGGCGAATGCTGGGCCTACCTCTGAGACTTCGGTTTGGAATTTCACGCCGCAGGCTGGCGTGGGCATGCATTATTTTGTGAAGCCGAGGCGTTCTATCGATTTCGGCGCCAATGCGGTTCATATCTCCAATGCGTCAATGGGCGATCGGAATCCTGGAGTAAATGTGACGCTGCAGTTCAACGTGGGATACACATGGTGGAAGTAG
- a CDS encoding VOC family protein, translating to MSQTSAIAAGARIGHVHLKVSDLDRALAFYHGVLGFEITTRLGDQAAFLSAGGYHHHIGLNTWESRGGTPPAPGTTGLYHTAILYPTRAHLADALRRLMAAKIPLEGVADHGVSEALYLRDPDQNGVELYWDRPQERWPRSESGELQMYTRPLNLESLLDEPAV from the coding sequence ATGTCACAGACTTCAGCGATCGCTGCAGGAGCCCGTATCGGGCACGTGCATCTGAAGGTATCCGATCTCGACCGGGCACTCGCGTTTTATCACGGAGTGCTCGGTTTTGAGATCACTACCCGACTGGGGGACCAGGCGGCCTTTCTCTCGGCCGGCGGATACCACCATCACATCGGACTGAATACGTGGGAGAGCCGTGGAGGAACACCTCCCGCACCTGGAACAACGGGGCTGTATCACACGGCAATCCTGTATCCGACGCGCGCACATCTCGCAGATGCCCTGCGGAGGCTGATGGCAGCGAAGATTCCACTGGAGGGCGTTGCCGATCACGGTGTCTCCGAGGCGCTCTATCTGCGCGATCCGGATCAGAACGGAGTGGAGCTCTATTGGGACCGTCCACAGGAACGATGGCCGCGGTCTGAGTCCGGCGAGCTCCAGATGTATACACGGCCATTGAATCTGGAAAGCCTTCTCGATGAACCAGCGGTGTAG
- the ruvC gene encoding crossover junction endodeoxyribonuclease RuvC, translated as MRVFGIDCGTEFTGWGIVEADERARTPRLVPVAAGSIKLNKKDRTPVRLHQVYTELAGLLTAYAPDVVAIEDVFFSANAKSALKLGQVRGVALLAAATCNLQVAEYAPLKIKSSVVGYGLAKKEQVQFMVARLLEIENQFETADAADALAIAITHIHTLQTESAISLAGVR; from the coding sequence ATGCGTGTCTTCGGAATCGACTGCGGCACCGAGTTCACCGGCTGGGGAATCGTTGAGGCCGATGAAAGGGCGCGCACTCCTCGGCTGGTTCCGGTAGCCGCGGGTTCGATCAAGCTGAACAAAAAGGATCGTACGCCGGTCCGTCTTCATCAGGTTTATACGGAGTTGGCTGGATTATTGACCGCCTACGCTCCGGATGTTGTAGCGATCGAAGACGTGTTTTTCTCGGCAAACGCGAAGTCGGCCCTGAAGCTTGGGCAGGTGCGAGGTGTGGCGCTGCTGGCTGCCGCTACCTGTAACCTGCAGGTTGCCGAATATGCCCCCCTGAAGATCAAAAGCTCGGTAGTTGGCTATGGCCTGGCCAAGAAAGAACAGGTACAGTTCATGGTGGCGCGGCTTCTGGAGATTGAGAACCAGTTCGAGACGGCCGACGCCGCAGATGCGCTGGCAATCGCTATCACTCATATTCATACTTTGCAGACAGAGTCGGCGATCTCGCTGGCAGGAGTACGATGA
- a CDS encoding sigma-70 family RNA polymerase sigma factor, translated as MPTPTIQSPAVEEHPDVALVARAREGDTAAFEQLVRQYDRQIFRVAQHITQNREDAEDIVQDVFLKAYEKLDQFQGNSKFSTWLVRIAVNESLMRLRKRKTSRTVSMDEDVQTEEGAIPRDFADWSPNPEQIYGQSELGDILRKTIQGLPPGFRTVFTLRDIENLSTEETAEALGLSVPAVKSRLLRARLQLRERLSRYLKQPEGVKP; from the coding sequence ATGCCGACCCCGACCATCCAATCCCCAGCAGTGGAAGAACATCCGGACGTTGCGCTGGTTGCGCGCGCCCGGGAAGGAGATACGGCAGCTTTTGAGCAGTTAGTCCGGCAGTACGACCGGCAGATCTTCCGGGTAGCACAGCACATCACCCAGAACCGCGAGGATGCGGAAGACATTGTGCAAGACGTCTTCCTCAAAGCCTACGAAAAGCTCGACCAGTTCCAGGGAAATTCGAAGTTTTCCACCTGGCTGGTACGCATCGCGGTGAATGAAAGCCTGATGCGGCTCCGCAAGCGGAAGACCAGCAGGACAGTTTCCATGGACGAAGATGTCCAGACGGAAGAGGGCGCAATTCCCCGCGACTTTGCCGACTGGAGCCCGAATCCCGAGCAGATTTACGGGCAGTCCGAACTAGGAGATATCCTGCGCAAGACGATTCAGGGCCTGCCGCCCGGTTTTAGAACAGTGTTTACGTTGCGCGATATCGAAAATCTTTCGACGGAAGAGACGGCTGAAGCTCTGGGACTCAGTGTTCCTGCAGTGAAAAGCAGGCTTCTACGCGCTCGGCTGCAGCTACGTGAGCGTCTAAGCCGGTATCTGAAACAGCCGGAAGGAGTTAAGCCGTGA
- the glgA gene encoding glycogen synthase GlgA encodes MHIVFAASECTPWAKTGGLADVVGALPQALVRLGHKVDVFLPFYRQVAKLAPHAGVLVPSITIPFEYYNRFIRVLDGGKTEGVQYYFIDCPELFDRESFYATPSGDYPDNAERFGLFSRAVIEATKILGVPDVFHVHDWQASMIAVYLRSTYFFDPVFRKVPTILTIHNAGYQGWFPPQTTPHLLLPWDMFTMDKLEQYDNLNFLKGGIVYADAITTVSPTYAQEIQTAEFGSGLEDTLRRRSGDLVGILNGVDYEQWDPATDPLIADHYTPEDLAGKKECRRDLLHAFGFDGVHDDTAVIGIVSRFATQKGFDFIAQAAEDLMKENVALVALGTGEAYYEHLLTELAERYPQKMRVRVAYNNVLAHKIEAGADIFLMPSRYEPCGLNQIYSLKYGTVPVVRATGGLQDTIDEQADGSGNGFKFGGYSAWAMLDAIRRALKAFQDKPTWTAMMQRGMRQDFSWDGPAKEYVKVYERTIMNRS; translated from the coding sequence ATGCATATTGTCTTTGCGGCGTCAGAGTGCACACCATGGGCGAAAACAGGCGGTCTGGCTGATGTTGTAGGTGCTCTGCCGCAGGCGCTGGTCCGGCTTGGGCACAAGGTTGATGTCTTTCTGCCGTTTTACCGCCAGGTTGCCAAGCTGGCGCCGCATGCCGGTGTGCTGGTGCCAAGCATCACGATTCCGTTTGAGTACTACAACCGCTTCATACGGGTGCTCGACGGCGGCAAGACGGAAGGCGTGCAGTATTACTTCATTGATTGCCCGGAGTTGTTCGACCGCGAGAGCTTTTACGCGACGCCAAGCGGTGACTATCCAGATAACGCAGAACGCTTCGGACTCTTCAGCCGTGCAGTGATTGAAGCGACAAAGATATTAGGTGTGCCTGACGTCTTCCATGTGCATGACTGGCAGGCCTCAATGATCGCGGTCTATCTGCGCTCGACCTATTTCTTCGATCCCGTCTTCCGCAAAGTTCCGACTATCCTCACCATCCACAATGCCGGTTATCAGGGCTGGTTTCCGCCGCAGACGACGCCGCACCTGCTGCTTCCGTGGGACATGTTCACGATGGATAAGCTGGAGCAGTATGACAATCTGAACTTCCTGAAGGGTGGCATCGTCTACGCTGACGCGATTACTACCGTGAGTCCGACGTATGCCCAGGAGATTCAGACGGCCGAATTCGGAAGCGGCCTGGAAGATACGTTGAGACGCCGCTCCGGCGACCTGGTGGGAATTCTGAATGGCGTGGATTATGAGCAGTGGGATCCTGCGACCGACCCTCTGATCGCCGACCACTACACGCCCGAGGATCTGGCAGGGAAGAAGGAGTGCCGACGCGATCTGCTGCACGCCTTCGGTTTCGATGGCGTGCATGACGACACCGCTGTCATCGGAATCGTGTCACGCTTTGCAACGCAGAAGGGGTTCGATTTTATCGCTCAGGCTGCGGAAGATCTGATGAAAGAGAACGTCGCTCTCGTCGCGCTGGGTACGGGAGAGGCCTACTATGAACATCTGCTCACAGAGCTTGCAGAGCGTTATCCGCAGAAGATGCGGGTACGTGTTGCTTACAACAACGTGTTGGCGCACAAGATTGAGGCTGGTGCCGACATATTCCTGATGCCCTCCAGGTATGAGCCCTGTGGCCTGAACCAGATCTATTCCTTGAAGTACGGTACTGTCCCGGTCGTGCGTGCGACGGGAGGGTTGCAGGACACCATTGATGAGCAGGCGGATGGTAGTGGGAATGGTTTTAAATTTGGGGGATACTCTGCCTGGGCAATGCTCGATGCCATCAGGCGGGCGCTCAAGGCGTTTCAGGACAAGCCAACGTGGACCGCGATGATGCAACGGGGAATGCGGCAGGACTTCAGTTGGGACGGGCCTGCAAAGGAGTATGTGAAGGTCTACGAGCGGACGATTATGAACCGTAGTTAG
- a CDS encoding transglycosylase SLT domain-containing protein, with amino-acid sequence MKFRRIAAFLPFCFLLLISGAVYAQTKKAATKNPAAKAPAKAGAGKGTKRVPGKSTARGRKKKVISSPPTARSRKLTSAFVASSQLRPMAQQLTATRSPIAYAGVQAYANSHNGEASAAAWLAMGHAYMLDKRFSDAYNAFRQAAQRGEALDDYADYLGAQAALQGGRGTDAYALLENFAQRHPESIFVPNAPVILANGYLQQNDPQGALRVLSSLTGTAQASHADFRFAQAKAWQLAGNTNQAAAMYRSIYTLLPLSYEATQARVQLQAMGTPLTATEHKVHADQLYNAKRYSEAADEYHSIQHDATLSPGDRDALDIYAAVCDLKLKRLSKREAESLPQTDDDSAALKLYLLAELARSSDDRGQHSSLVTQLTQRYPRSRWTEESLYSAGNMYLLKHEYGTAAGYYSQLVSMFPRSTYGPSSHWRAGWLSYRTRNYSEAARLMDEQIQRYPTGIETPSALYWRGRVYEEQEHNLSQAANYYRTLSDSFPNYYYALLARQRLDILGKQPVVTPAAPLASVRAPDVPELIDTLPENDTHLIKARLLANAGLNEYIAPEIQASPTSSTWGTLAQAEIYTSYGEYVRALQAMKRSGASYFAYSVDDVPQMYWKLLFPTPYWNELTASASRNSLDPYLVASLIRQESEFNPGAVSRANAYGLMQMLPSVGKSLAKRDGIGKFSTNDLLQPATSLRLGTIYLRQTIDRFGGQVEYALAAYNAGDTPVRQWMSTNDYRDMAEFVESIPYTETREYVQAILRNREMYRAIYGSGQRTSSVSAAK; translated from the coding sequence ATGAAGTTCCGCCGTATAGCTGCTTTTCTGCCGTTTTGTTTCCTGCTGCTGATCTCTGGGGCGGTCTATGCCCAGACGAAGAAAGCAGCAACGAAGAATCCTGCCGCAAAGGCGCCCGCCAAAGCCGGCGCCGGTAAGGGGACAAAAAGGGTCCCCGGGAAGTCGACGGCCAGGGGACGGAAGAAAAAGGTCATCAGCTCCCCTCCAACAGCGCGATCGCGCAAGCTGACCAGCGCATTCGTAGCGTCGTCACAGCTCCGCCCGATGGCGCAGCAACTGACGGCAACCCGGTCGCCTATAGCCTATGCCGGTGTGCAGGCATATGCGAACAGCCACAATGGAGAGGCTTCTGCGGCGGCATGGCTGGCGATGGGCCATGCCTACATGCTGGATAAGCGTTTTTCTGACGCCTACAACGCCTTCCGCCAGGCAGCGCAGCGCGGAGAGGCCCTGGATGACTACGCAGACTACCTTGGCGCGCAGGCGGCTCTCCAGGGAGGCCGGGGAACGGATGCCTACGCCTTGCTGGAGAACTTTGCCCAGCGTCACCCGGAATCAATCTTCGTGCCGAATGCTCCGGTCATTCTGGCGAATGGATATCTGCAGCAGAACGATCCGCAGGGAGCCTTGCGTGTGCTGAGTTCGCTGACTGGAACAGCGCAGGCCTCGCATGCGGACTTCCGTTTCGCTCAAGCGAAAGCATGGCAGCTTGCCGGGAATACCAATCAGGCTGCGGCGATGTATCGCAGCATCTACACGCTGCTTCCTCTCAGCTATGAGGCCACGCAGGCTCGAGTCCAGTTGCAGGCGATGGGAACTCCGTTGACGGCAACCGAGCACAAAGTGCATGCCGACCAGTTGTACAACGCCAAGCGATATTCCGAAGCAGCGGATGAGTACCACAGCATTCAGCACGATGCGACGCTCAGCCCTGGCGACCGTGATGCTCTGGATATCTATGCGGCTGTGTGTGACCTGAAGCTGAAGCGGCTTTCAAAGCGTGAGGCAGAGAGCCTGCCGCAGACGGACGATGATTCGGCTGCATTGAAACTGTATCTTCTCGCAGAGCTGGCACGGAGCTCTGATGACCGTGGGCAGCATAGCAGTCTGGTGACGCAGTTGACCCAGCGTTATCCGCGCAGCCGATGGACGGAAGAGTCGCTTTACTCGGCAGGGAACATGTATCTGCTCAAACATGAGTACGGGACGGCGGCAGGCTACTACAGCCAGCTTGTCAGTATGTTTCCTCGTAGTACCTATGGTCCTTCGTCTCACTGGCGCGCCGGCTGGTTGAGCTATCGCACACGAAACTACTCTGAGGCTGCTCGCTTGATGGATGAGCAGATTCAACGCTATCCAACGGGAATCGAGACGCCGTCGGCGCTCTACTGGAGAGGCCGCGTCTACGAGGAGCAGGAGCATAACCTTTCCCAGGCGGCGAATTACTACCGGACGCTTTCTGACAGCTTCCCGAACTACTACTACGCCCTGCTGGCGCGCCAGCGGCTGGACATCCTGGGGAAACAACCGGTCGTAACTCCTGCGGCGCCCCTGGCTTCGGTGCGTGCGCCAGATGTGCCGGAACTGATCGACACACTGCCGGAGAACGATACCCATCTCATCAAGGCCCGTCTGCTGGCCAATGCCGGATTGAACGAGTACATCGCGCCGGAGATCCAGGCAAGCCCGACCAGCTCAACGTGGGGAACATTGGCGCAGGCCGAGATCTATACCTCTTACGGTGAGTATGTGCGTGCGTTGCAGGCGATGAAGCGGAGCGGCGCCTCTTATTTTGCGTACAGCGTCGACGATGTTCCGCAAATGTATTGGAAGCTGCTGTTCCCGACACCGTACTGGAACGAACTGACGGCGAGCGCTTCGCGTAACAGCCTTGACCCATATCTGGTTGCGTCGCTGATTCGCCAGGAGTCGGAGTTCAACCCGGGAGCGGTATCGCGTGCGAATGCATACGGCCTGATGCAGATGCTGCCATCCGTCGGCAAATCGTTGGCGAAGCGAGATGGTATTGGCAAGTTCTCCACCAATGATCTGTTGCAGCCCGCGACGAGCCTGCGGCTTGGCACGATCTATCTGCGACAGACGATCGATCGCTTCGGGGGGCAGGTGGAGTACGCGCTGGCGGCTTATAACGCCGGCGATACACCGGTGCGTCAGTGGATGTCGACCAACGACTACCGCGATATGGCGGAGTTTGTGGAATCGATCCCGTATACGGAGACGCGCGAATACGTGCAGGCCATTTTGCGCAACCGTGAGATGTATCGGGCGATTTACGGCTCTGGTCAACGAACGAGTTCTGTGAGCGCTGCCAAGTGA